The Triticum aestivum cultivar Chinese Spring chromosome 4B, IWGSC CS RefSeq v2.1, whole genome shotgun sequence sequence TGATCGGCTGGTCGGTCCACAGCGGCAGCGCCACCATCGGCACACCGAAGCCGAGCGCCTCCAGTGTGGAGTTCCAGCCGCAGTGCGTGACGAAGCAGCCCACGGCGCGGTGCGCCAGGACGTCCAGCTGCGGGCTCCAGCGCACGACGAGCGCGTCGCCCGACGCCGTCGCTTCGTCTAGGATGTGGCGCGGGAGCTGCGCCTCCTCGCTGGTCCTGACGACCCACAGGAATGGCTTGcccgcggcgaggaggccgcgggaCAGCTCCTCCATCTGGGCGGCGCCGATTGACGCGTTGCTGCCGAAGGAGACGTAGGCGACGGAGCGGGGAGGCTTGGCGTCCAGCCACTTGATGCAGGTGTCCTCCGGGTCGAGCAGATTGGCGCCGTAGGTGAAGCGGTCGACGTCGCCGGAATCATCGACGGCCGGCAGAGGAACGCACGGCCCGATGGCTCGGGCCTTGAAGTGGCGCTTCAGCCCATCCAGAACCTGAGAACAGAAACACCAACCCACTTTAAGCCCAACTCATGTGACTCATTTTAAGCCCATCAAATATGTCTAAGATccatctcaaaaagaaaaaaaaactcaaaAGTTTCTAAAAAAAAGGTAAAGAAAACTCAACAAAAGGAAAATCCAGAATAAATAGAAAGATGGAACCTGTAGAACTTTCTAAATTTTCATTCGAAATTTTCCCACGTGCAGTTTCTTTCTTACTGAAGGTTTCACTCTTTCCGGAAACTTTTTCAGGGTGGCTCGACTTAGTATGGGGCTAGAAAGGAAACCTCACAAATCGAAAGTTCAAATTTCACGGATCATGTTTCTTGATCTTCAATATGCAACTAATGAACATCTTTTGTTTTGGATAAAAACATCATCATTTGAATCCTAATAAGTTAGATCTTACTACCTCCAACTCCAACTCATCGAACGAGTTGACGAGAACCCAGTCCCCCACGTCCTGATCAGCGAACTGGGCGAGCGCGGGGGCGGTGAGCGCCGGGTACGGCGCGTCGTGGAACACGAAGGACGGGAACTCCCACCTCTCCAGCCCCGGCAACCCGGCGAACGGCTCGCTCCTGACCCCCGCGTTGTCTTCCGGCGGCGGCACGTCCAGCAGCCCGGAGTTGATGTAGTAGTACACAGCGCTCGCCGCGCAGGACTGGGTGGAGAAGGGTACGACCGGCCGacccagcccccgcgccgtgcgcGCCACCCAGTGCATGAACGAGTCGTACACCACGTGCGTGAAGTGGCCTTCCTCGATGAGCGTGGCCAGGGACGCCGACCCACTGGACTCCAGCCTCTCCACATACTCGTCGACGCTTGCCGCCGACGGGAGGCCGCCCTCGTCGTGGCCATCGGAGATGGACTCGACGCGCACCTTGCCGGCGTCGAATCGGACAGTtctggcgatgaagcgggtgacgACGAGGGCGGCGGGCACGCCCTTGGACGCCAGCCTCTTGGCAAACTGTAGCATGGGGTTTATGTGGCTTTGGCACGGGTAGGGCATGAGCAGGACATTGGCCATGGACATGGTTGCTTCTTGGTTGCTTCTTGGTTGCTTGCTTGCTAATGCTAAATTGACAATGTTACTGCGGATCAGATCACCCGATTATATAACATTCGAAGGTTAACATGCATATGGCGAAAAATGAAGGAGGTTTATTGCTCTGTCCTGGCACCATTAATTCCAATAACTCCCTTCTTTTTTAGTAGAAAAGACAAGGGCACAAGGCCATGTATTGACAAGAGTTTATCCATGTGCATGGATCGGATTTATGCCATTCTGCTTATGAAAAACGTGGGAAATATGTGTAAATCAGCACGTTTCGGTTTCATTCACTTGTgatcttttttttttggaaaagggggactccccggcctctgcatcaggagTGATGCATACAGCCATCTTATTAAAGAAGCAACAAAAAGTGAGTACAAAATTCCAAAGTCTCTAACTGAAAACAATAAAAAGCAGCCCACACAGAGCGCAGAAGGCTAGAAACACTAACTAGCCAATAAaggagccacaaccggctggctatatagatagggaaactaattgcctatcctattacatgaccgccatccaaaccggttgaagatatcccgagcaacCATCTCCCACCGGGTAGATCCAGTagccaaatgctccctggcctccatcggagtgagtaatgaccatgaacggatcagcgccgtagctcggaagataacctgcaaaaaatgaattcgTGAtgatctgttaaaaaccaaatcatttctgcacaGCCAGATGGTCCATATTAAAGCGCAgactccaacccgaatatgtcttcCTATTGTAGAGTCAAACCCATATAGCCAATTCCCAAATAAAGCATTAACAGTATTCGGTGGAGttatattaaaagcaatgtggaccgtccgCCAGAGAACCTTGGCcagcgggcaatcaaaaaagagatgtttaattgtctcatctcgatcacagaaactacacctagtaggtcctgtccaattacgctttattaagttgtcctttgttagaataacttgtttatgaacaaaccacataaacacttttattttcaaaggtaCTTTGACATCCCAGACACTCTTGGACGTTGGAATGGAGCTTGTATTAATAACATCAGTATACATAGACCTGACTGTAAATACCCCAGACGTAGTCAACTTCCAGCGTAATTTATTCGGTTGGTCAGAAAGTTGAACCTCCATTAGTCTCCTAACTAACTGGAGCCAAACCTCCCAACGATTACCCGCTAATGAccgtctaaactgaatattaagggggatataTTGAAATACCGTTGCCACGAGTACCTCACGTCGTTGAGCAatacgatataaagacggataCTGAATGGCCAGAGGTGAGTCGCCCAGCCAAGcgtcctcccagaaacgtgtagtGGCCCCATTGCCAATGACAACTTTTGTCCTATTGAACATTAATTGCTTGACTTTCATGagccctttccagaaaggcgaatccATCGGCCTAACTGTTACCTGGGACAAAGTCCTAGTCTGGAGATACTTGCTGCGAATGATTTGCGCCCACATAGCTTCCGAACCGCTAGCGagcttccacaaccacttactaagaaggcatctgttcttaacctcaagattctcaatgccaagcccgccttggtctttgggtcgacagatgatatcccacttagcaagccggtattttcttttaagctcatcaccctgccaaaagaatcgtgatcgatagaagtccagtcttttcctcaCTCCCACTGGAACTTCAAAGAACGATAAGaggaacataggcatactcgtgagtacCGAGTTTATCAAAActaatcggcctccatatgacatgagcttacccttccagcagctcagtttcttttcaaatcgatcctcgatacacttccacTCTCTGTTTGTTAGCCTACGATGATGAATCGGAATGCCAAGGTAGGAAAAGGgcagacttcccaactcgcacccaaacagTTGCCTATAAGAGTCCTGTTCGTCTTTAgccctaccaaagcagaacaattcgctcttatgaaaattaatcttTAACCCCGATAATTGTTCAAAGAGGCATAACAAcaacttcatatttctcgccttggccaagtcatgctccatgaagataattgtatcatcagcgtattgaagaatggatacacctccatcCACCAGATGAGGTACTAAACCACCCACTTGACCATGGTCTTTAGCCCTTCCGATCAAtattgctaacatatccaccacgATGTTAAACAGAACGGGGGACATTGGGTCGCCTTGCGTGAGGCCCTTATGAGTCTGGAAGTAATGGCCGATATCGTCATTGACTTTAATacccacactccctttttgcgtaaaagattcaacctgatggcgccaagcctcatcaaaacctttcatacgcaatgcctgttgaaGGAACGGCCACTTGACCTTGTCatacgccttctcaaaatccaccttaaaaattacccCATCTAATTTTTTAgagtgaatttcatggagcgtttcatgaaggacaactaccccttcgaggatgtttctgtccggcatgaaagcagtttgggattgcTGTACCACAGAAAGCGCAATCTGTGAGAGCCTAtttgtcccgaccttggtgaagattttgaaactaacgtTAAGAAGGCAAattggcctgaattgctcaattcacacagcctccgttttcttaggaagcaatgtgatagttccaaaattcaactGAAATagttgaagctgtccagagaaaagATCGTGAAACATAGGTAACAGATCCCCCTTAATAATCTGCCAACACCttttataaaactccgccggaaacccaTCCGGACCGGGAGCCTTGTTGTTTTCCATCTGTGCAATCGCATCGAACACTTCCTTCTCCGTAAATGGGGCTAGCAAGATATCATTTTCGACAGCCGacagttgaggaacatcctcagtTCGAGACTCATCCAAAGTTACACAATTAACCTCTGGTGGTCCAAATAACTGCCTATAATACTCGGTGATGTAAGTTTTTAGATTATCTTGCCCAACAATAGTACCCTCATCCTGCTCAAGTTGGAAGATACGTTTCTTACGGTGCTTGCCATTAGCAATGaggtgaaagaattgagtattagCGTCCCCTTGAACCACTTTGTGGACCTTGGCtcgcaacgcccacttcaactcTTCCTCACGGAGAAGTTCTTTCAGCCTCTTTTCAGCCTCATGTTTAACCTGGATCTCAGCAAGCAGCAGAATCATAGATTCGGCTTTAGTGTCGAGGGCCTGTATAAGAGAAAGGAGTCTATCCTTCTCAATCTTATACACCCCACTTAGGTGCTTAGCCCACCCCCGTAAAAAGCTTCTTAGATGTCTTAttttattctgccaacgctcgacCGCCGTCATACCCCCGACccccttagcccattccctggcaacGAGGTCTAAGAACCCTTCTcgttcgaaccaggccatctcgaaagagaaggtgtttttgtttcccacatAGTTGGAATCCCCGGAGGCGACAAACAGTGGTGTGTGATCTGAAATTCCCCGCGTTAAAGCTTGTACCGTCACcagagggaacttctgttcccactccacgctGGCGAGAACTCGGTCTAGCTTTTCATAAGTCGGGTTTGGCAACGCATTAGCCCAagtaaactttctaccagaaagttCAATCTCCCTCAGGTCCAAACTCTCAATAATAGTATTGAACATAAAGGACCATCTCCCGTCAAAGTTATCGTTATTCTTCTCCTCTTTCCTCcgaatgatattgaaatcacccccgacCAACATTGGAAGCTGTTCGGACCCACAAATTCGAACAAGATCCGCCAGAAACTCCGGTTTAAATTCGGGCTGTGCAGCTCCAtacaccgccaccaaagcccagtcgAACCCATCAACCTTTGACCTAACCCGAAACTTAACCGCAAAGTCACCCATTACCACACTCCTGACCTCAAGGGAATCACATCTCACTCCCAACAAGATGCCTCCCGATCGTCCTCGTGGCGGTAGGCAATGCCAGTCGAAATCAACACCACCCGCAAGAGAAGAAAGAAACTGCGATGAAAAATTGTCTCTTCCAGTTTCGGAGAGAGCAATGAAATCTAATCTGTGCTCCAAAgatgcctcagcaagaaaccttcttttagccaagtccttaagacctctgctattccaaaagattcctttcataattcatcatggaatttttttgccGTACGAATCCTAGCGCTTCTACGTACCGCGGATGCTGGATACACCTTTCGCTTCCACTTACGTTTAGATTTGTCATTGTCCACCAtccggtcctcataaccgggcAGTGGTGGTTGAAGGACCTCAACCTCTACGTTGGTGTCCTCCTCGTCTGGCTCATTACAGGATGGTGCAAGGTCCGCACACAAGGTGTCTAGCACTCTCACTCCCAACGCACCAATCTCAGCGTCAGTCATAGGACGCACAGCCGCTAGGTTTCGAATGGTTTCTAATGCGCGATCCGCCTCCAGATCCAAAAGATCATTAACCGAGTTGGAAATTTCAGCATTATTATTCCCTAGCAAAATCCCTACTTGAGTCGCATTATGAATAATCTCATCCGTAGAAAAATGCATAATGGAATTGGATAAATTGACCGACATACCGGAAGTGGCCTCGATaccacgaagcttggccgccctcgtAGCGCACCTCTGCTGCATGTCGTCAACCTCCGGATGATCCAGGAGACGGGAACTCATCCGCCGCCCCTCGGAGACCGGATCAGGGATTCCGCCAAACGCCACAACCTCCTCCCGAGAGGCACCAGTCACGAGAGGAAGTGCCGGACGGCTCCCACCTCCGGCTGTCAGGGGGCCAGGGGTAGAAGGTACCGGGACCACCTGTCCAAGCTCTCCTTCCGCCCCGACCCTCAGTGCTGTTGGAGTCGTCATCCCGCCAGCCGAGAATGAGGGATGGCCCGGGAGCACCCTCCCCGGACCCCCTCCAATCACGGCAGTCGAAGCCGCCTCCGTCGAAGCCGAAGGGGAAGAGTGTGGGGCCTCCTGCCCCAGACATCCTCCCTCAGAGCCGGCCAGCGCCAGCGCAGTAGGCGTTgccggggccacctgccccagacaaGCACCCACCCGCCCAGCAGAAGAAGCAGCAGTCAGCCGCCCAACCGACAAGGACTCGTCCCTCTCAGGAACCCTGATCGCAGCCATCAGGTGATGAGGGATCGAAGCCTCCTGCCTGCGACCCCCCTCCAAGCTCGTAGTCACTACCTGCACCTCAGACGTGCCAACAGTATCCAAGGTAGGCGAGATCTCTATCTCCGGGCCTTCCTCCAGTCCAGAAACCTCCACTCTCGGACCCTCAAGGTCCAACGCAGGTAAGGAATGCTCGAAAACCTCAGAAGACTCCACCCGCTCACTCCATAGTCTCGGGGGTGCCGAAGCTGGCTCAAAGGTACCAAACCTCAGAGTGGTCGTCGGCACCGAAGAAGGAGGCGCCGTATCCCCGCCGGTGGTCTTGACCCGAGACCCCGGTCCCTTGGCCTCTGGACCAGGATCATCTACCGGAAGCTCCTTGCGCCCCCTGTCATCATCCCCCTCGTGCATATCAACGTCCACTGAAGCAGGTGTGTCGGCAAACAGACTGTCATCCTCAAACTCAATTTGAAGGTTATACACCTGACCGCGATAAGCCCACTTCACC is a genomic window containing:
- the LOC123094287 gene encoding indole-3-acetate beta-glucosyltransferase-like, coding for MANVLLMPYPCQSHINPMLQFAKRLASKGVPAALVVTRFIARTVRFDAGKVRVESISDGHDEGGLPSAASVDEYVERLESSGSASLATLIEEGHFTHVVYDSFMHWVARTARGLGRPVVPFSTQSCAASAVYYYINSGLLDVPPPEDNAGVRSEPFAGLPGLERWEFPSFVFHDAPYPALTAPALAQFADQDVGDWVLVNSFDELELEVLDGLKRHFKARAIGPCVPLPAVDDSGDVDRFTYGANLLDPEDTCIKWLDAKPPRSVAYVSFGSNASIGAAQMEELSRGLLAAGKPFLWVVRTSEEAQLPRHILDEATASGDALVVRWSPQLDVLAHRAVGCFVTHCGWNSTLEALGFGVPMVALPLWTDQPINARLIEEAWGAGVRARRDASAGVFPRGEIAQCVRAVMEDEDGRAASARAAAARRWSEAARAAVAPGGSSDKNLDEFVDYLRASAGEK